A single genomic interval of Sinorhizobium garamanticum harbors:
- a CDS encoding RNA-binding S4 domain-containing protein, with protein sequence MEKQPTSAPAPRQRLDKWLFFARLIKSRSLAQKAIEAGHVAVNGARVTQSSAQVKAGDTLELSLERRDFVVRVLLPGARRGPYEEARLLYEDLTPPASSQRLTAFEQATRERGAGRPTKRERRDTDRLKPGLNDDD encoded by the coding sequence ATGGAGAAACAGCCAACGTCTGCGCCTGCACCTCGTCAGCGGCTCGACAAGTGGCTGTTCTTCGCTCGGCTGATCAAATCGCGCTCGCTTGCCCAGAAGGCGATCGAGGCTGGCCATGTCGCGGTCAACGGCGCGCGGGTGACGCAATCCTCCGCTCAGGTAAAGGCAGGCGATACGCTCGAACTGTCGCTGGAGCGACGTGACTTCGTCGTTCGCGTGCTCTTACCCGGCGCACGGCGGGGTCCCTACGAGGAGGCCCGCCTGCTCTACGAGGATCTGACCCCGCCGGCCTCCTCCCAGAGGCTCACGGCCTTCGAGCAGGCGACGCGTGAACGGGGCGCAGGGCGACCGACGAAACGGGAGCGGCGCGACACGGATCGCTTGAAGCCCGGTCTCAATGATGACGATTAA
- the fdxA gene encoding ferredoxin FdxA, with translation MTYVVTDNCIRCKYTDCVEVCPVDCFYEGENFLVIHPDECIDCGVCEPECPAGAIKPDTEPGLDMWLKLNADFATKWPNITVKRDPLPEAKEMDGIEGKYEKYFSDEPGQGD, from the coding sequence ATGACGTATGTCGTGACCGACAATTGCATTCGCTGCAAGTATACGGACTGCGTGGAAGTCTGCCCGGTGGACTGCTTCTATGAAGGGGAGAATTTCCTCGTCATTCACCCCGACGAGTGTATCGATTGCGGGGTGTGCGAGCCGGAATGTCCCGCCGGGGCGATCAAGCCGGATACCGAGCCGGGCCTCGACATGTGGTTGAAATTGAACGCTGATTTTGCGACGAAGTGGCCGAATATCACGGTGAAGCGGGATCCTTTGCCGGAGGCCAAGGAGATGGACGGCATCGAGGGAAAATATGAGAAGTATTTCTCTGACGAGCCGGGACAGGGCGACTGA
- a CDS encoding CarD family transcriptional regulator: protein MTTQQKKSSTRQGFKTGESIVYPAHGVGQIVAIEEQEVAGMKLELFVIDFEKDKMRLKVPVAKAVTIGMRKLSETDFVDRALKVVQGKARVKRTMWSRRAQEYDAKINSGDLISIAEVVRDLYRAENQPEQSYSERQLYEAALDRMAREIAAVNKMSETEAVRLVEANLNKGPKRGKAIEEEDTQDEAA, encoded by the coding sequence ATGACGACCCAGCAGAAAAAATCTTCAACGCGCCAAGGCTTCAAGACCGGTGAATCGATCGTATATCCGGCTCATGGTGTTGGCCAGATCGTTGCGATTGAGGAGCAGGAAGTCGCTGGCATGAAGCTCGAGCTTTTTGTCATCGATTTCGAGAAGGACAAGATGCGTCTCAAGGTGCCGGTGGCGAAAGCCGTCACGATCGGCATGCGCAAGCTGTCCGAAACCGATTTCGTCGATCGTGCGCTGAAGGTCGTGCAGGGCAAGGCACGCGTGAAGCGGACCATGTGGTCCCGCCGTGCCCAGGAATATGATGCCAAGATCAATTCCGGCGATCTCATCTCCATCGCGGAAGTGGTGCGCGATCTCTATCGCGCGGAAAACCAGCCTGAACAGTCCTATTCCGAACGCCAGCTTTATGAGGCCGCCCTTGATCGCATGGCGCGCGAAATCGCTGCCGTCAACAAGATGTCGGAAACGGAGGCGGTCCGTCTCGTCGAAGCCAACCTGAACAAGGGGCCGAAGCGCGGCAAGGCCATCGAAGAAGAGGATACCCAGGACGAGGCCGCTTGA
- a CDS encoding RNA polymerase factor sigma-32, whose translation MKTLTADRRMIKIAMDAPYLARDEEHALAQAWRDNNDQEARNKIAMAHMRLVIAMAAKFRSFGLPMSDLVQEGHVGLLEAAARFEPSRDVRFSTYATWWIRASMQDYVLRNWSIVRGGTSSAQKALFFNLRRLRARLAQGDRQLTSQAMHEEIAAALGVSLADVQTMDARLSGSDASLQAPVGHGDSDGGERLDFLASEAPLPDEQVSDMIDGERARRWLHIALGELSEREMKIIRARRLSEDGATLEELGVDLGISKERVRQIETRALEKLRAALAAKAPALTAGMH comes from the coding sequence ATGAAGACCCTTACAGCAGACAGGCGCATGATCAAGATTGCCATGGACGCGCCCTATCTCGCGCGCGACGAAGAGCATGCCCTGGCGCAGGCCTGGAGGGACAACAATGATCAGGAGGCGCGCAACAAGATTGCCATGGCGCATATGCGCCTCGTGATCGCCATGGCGGCGAAATTCCGCAGCTTCGGTTTGCCTATGAGCGATCTCGTCCAGGAGGGGCATGTCGGCCTGCTGGAGGCGGCGGCACGCTTCGAGCCAAGCCGGGACGTTCGCTTCTCGACCTATGCCACCTGGTGGATCCGCGCATCGATGCAGGACTACGTCCTGCGCAACTGGTCGATCGTGCGCGGGGGGACAAGCTCGGCGCAAAAGGCGCTGTTCTTCAATCTCAGGAGGTTACGTGCGCGTCTTGCGCAAGGCGACCGGCAACTGACCTCGCAGGCGATGCATGAGGAGATTGCCGCGGCGCTGGGCGTCAGCCTTGCCGACGTGCAGACGATGGATGCGCGCCTGTCCGGAAGCGACGCTTCGCTACAGGCGCCTGTCGGCCACGGAGATTCGGACGGCGGCGAGCGACTCGACTTCCTGGCGAGCGAAGCGCCGCTGCCCGATGAGCAAGTCAGCGACATGATTGACGGCGAACGTGCTCGTCGCTGGCTTCATATCGCGCTTGGGGAGTTGAGCGAGCGCGAGATGAAGATCATCCGCGCCCGGCGTTTGTCGGAAGACGGCGCGACGTTGGAGGAGCTTGGCGTCGACCTCGGCATCTCGAAGGAGCGCGTCAGGCAGATCGAGACCCGGGCGCTGGAAAAGCTGCGCGCCGCGCTCGCCGCCAAGGCGCCGGCACTGACTGCCGGCATGCACTGA
- a CDS encoding M48 family metalloprotease: MVRHTVIDGRIRTRRGGRNARLMVAFLAATFLSACQSMIEQTYEPTVSPSSNPQIVEEVQKNDPRAQLGAREHPRIVASYGGEYKDAKTERLVARITGALTAVSENPQQSYRITILNSPAINAFALPGGYLYVTRGLLALANDASEVAAVLSHEMAHVTANHGIERQQREEAEVIASRVVSEVLASNLAGKQALARGKLRLAAFSRNQELQADVIGVRMLGEAGYDPYAAARFLDSMAAYARFTAVDPESDQSLDFLSSHPNAPQRVDLARRHARAFGPEGTSGDRGRDYYLAGIDGILYGDSPQEGYVRGQTFLHGQLGIRFDVPVGFQIDNKAEAVLATGPGDIAIRFDGVADTAGRNLTDYIASGWVTGLQPDTIRPISVDGLEAATARASADRWDFDVTVIRIDNRIYRFLTAVPKGSSALEGTASQLRGSFRRMTQAEVQSLKPLRIRVVTVRSGDTMATLAARMMGTDRKLDLFRLINAMQITSTVKPGDKVKIIAE; encoded by the coding sequence ATGGTTAGGCATACAGTCATCGACGGCCGGATTCGGACGCGACGCGGCGGCAGGAATGCACGATTAATGGTTGCATTCCTGGCAGCCACGTTCCTGTCCGCCTGCCAATCGATGATCGAACAGACCTATGAGCCGACCGTTTCCCCCTCGTCAAATCCGCAGATCGTCGAGGAAGTGCAGAAGAACGACCCGCGTGCCCAACTCGGCGCACGTGAACACCCGCGGATCGTTGCGAGCTACGGTGGCGAATACAAGGACGCCAAGACCGAACGGTTGGTGGCGCGCATCACCGGCGCGCTGACGGCGGTTTCGGAAAATCCGCAGCAGTCCTATCGCATCACCATCTTGAATTCACCGGCGATCAACGCCTTTGCGCTGCCGGGCGGCTATCTCTACGTCACGCGCGGCCTTTTGGCGCTTGCCAACGATGCCTCGGAGGTCGCGGCCGTGCTCTCGCACGAGATGGCGCACGTCACCGCAAACCACGGCATCGAGCGCCAGCAGCGCGAAGAGGCCGAGGTGATCGCGAGCCGGGTCGTCTCCGAAGTGCTTGCCTCCAATCTGGCCGGGAAACAGGCGCTTGCCCGCGGCAAGCTGCGGCTCGCCGCCTTCTCCCGCAATCAGGAACTGCAGGCCGACGTGATCGGCGTGCGCATGCTCGGCGAGGCCGGATACGACCCTTATGCCGCCGCCCGCTTCCTGGATTCGATGGCGGCCTACGCCCGCTTCACGGCGGTCGATCCGGAATCCGACCAGAGCCTCGACTTCCTGTCGAGTCATCCCAATGCGCCGCAGCGCGTCGATCTGGCGCGCCGGCACGCGCGCGCTTTCGGTCCTGAAGGCACAAGCGGCGACAGAGGGCGGGACTACTATCTGGCCGGTATCGATGGCATTCTCTATGGCGACAGCCCGCAGGAAGGTTACGTCCGCGGCCAGACATTCCTGCACGGCCAGCTCGGCATCCGCTTCGACGTCCCGGTCGGCTTCCAGATCGACAACAAGGCCGAGGCGGTGCTTGCGACCGGCCCGGGTGACATCGCGATCCGCTTCGACGGTGTGGCCGATACGGCAGGGCGCAACCTCACTGACTACATCGCCAGCGGTTGGGTTACGGGCTTGCAGCCGGATACAATCCGTCCGATTTCCGTCGACGGCCTCGAGGCAGCCACGGCGCGGGCGTCCGCCGATCGTTGGGACTTCGACGTCACCGTGATCCGCATCGACAACCGCATCTACCGTTTCCTGACCGCCGTACCCAAGGGATCGAGCGCGCTCGAAGGCACGGCGAGCCAGTTGCGCGGCTCCTTCCGGCGGATGACGCAGGCGGAGGTGCAATCGTTGAAGCCGCTGCGCATTCGCGTAGTCACCGTGAGATCCGGCGACACGATGGCGACGCTCGCCGCCCGGATGATGGGAACGGATCGCAAGCTCGATCTCTTCCGCTTGATCAATGCGATGCAGATCACCTCCACCGTCAAGCCCGGCGACAAGGTGAAGATCATTGCGGAGTAG
- a CDS encoding ATP-binding cassette domain-containing protein: MNSPASVSAAVSLKGVEVRFETTTLLFDCVIPAGQIVAVVGASGSGKSTLFNVIAGFEEPEQGAVHILGEDMAGRLPAERPVSVIFQEHNLFAHLDAATNVGFGISPALRLSAVDRAKVADALKRVGLDGFGGRLPPTLSGGERQRVALARALVRHRPLLLLDEPFAALDPGMRAEMRELLRDLHDEEGNTILMITHHPDDVRLLADSVLFLDRGRIIAHDPVDRFVERRDITAINRFLGRE, translated from the coding sequence ATGAATTCGCCAGCCTCCGTTTCCGCGGCCGTTTCACTCAAGGGCGTCGAAGTCCGTTTCGAAACGACGACGCTCCTGTTCGACTGCGTGATTCCAGCCGGTCAGATCGTTGCGGTCGTGGGTGCGTCTGGGTCGGGGAAATCGACACTGTTCAACGTCATCGCCGGATTTGAAGAGCCGGAGCAAGGCGCGGTGCATATACTCGGCGAAGACATGGCGGGCCGCCTGCCGGCCGAGCGCCCGGTGTCGGTCATCTTCCAGGAGCACAACCTCTTTGCCCATCTCGATGCCGCAACCAATGTCGGTTTCGGCATCAGCCCGGCCTTGCGCCTGTCCGCCGTCGACCGCGCCAAGGTGGCCGATGCGTTGAAGCGTGTCGGCCTCGACGGCTTCGGCGGAAGATTGCCGCCGACGCTTTCCGGCGGTGAGCGTCAGAGAGTCGCACTTGCCCGCGCTCTCGTCCGTCACCGTCCGCTGCTCTTGCTTGACGAACCCTTTGCCGCTCTCGACCCGGGCATGAGAGCGGAAATGCGCGAACTTTTGCGCGACCTCCACGACGAGGAGGGCAATACCATCCTGATGATCACGCATCATCCCGATGACGTGAGACTACTCGCCGACAGCGTGCTTTTTCTCGACCGAGGGCGTATCATCGCTCACGACCCTGTCGATCGTTTTGTCGAACGGCGCGACATCACGGCGATCAACCGCTTCCTCGGCCGCGAATGA
- the thiP gene encoding thiamine/thiamine pyrophosphate ABC transporter permease ThiP yields MTIAAGAFSLGGILLFVALAIVALLAQSGGGYAGAPFDAYVWRVTRFTLVQASLSTILSILFAVPVARALARQASFPGRIWLLRLMALPLGLPALVAALGLIEVWGRQGLLNSVLVAIGLNDPISIYGLFGILLAHVFFNMPLAARLMLAGIERIPGEYWRTVANLGMPSAAIFRFIEWPAIRGLLPGIAGLIFMLCATSFTLVLTLGGGPAASTIEVAIYQALRFDFDPPRAIALSALQIALTGALLLVLKIVAPPPPESETTGKAVRRFDGVSARSRLTDGLWLILALVFVGLPFAAIAYSGLQADLPRLARDAAVHHAFATSAAIALLSAAISVGATAVMIRAQQVTLRRRQAGAAAHGLAGMISASTSLVLLVPPVVLGAGWFLLLRPFGDVARFAPAVVIAINALMALPFVHRVLAPAMVTHAARTDRLAASLGIAGFHRLRWIDWPPLRKPFLMAFSFAMALSLGDLGAVALFGSQDMTTLPWLLYSRMGSYRTADAAGLALLLGLICLVLTVLGTAGEDGAREGRDA; encoded by the coding sequence ATGACGATTGCCGCCGGGGCTTTCAGCCTCGGCGGCATTCTGCTGTTCGTCGCCCTCGCCATCGTCGCCCTCCTTGCCCAGTCTGGCGGCGGTTATGCCGGCGCCCCGTTCGACGCCTATGTCTGGCGCGTCACCCGCTTCACGCTCGTTCAGGCGAGCCTCTCGACCATCCTCTCCATTCTGTTCGCAGTGCCTGTGGCGCGTGCGCTCGCCCGTCAGGCAAGCTTTCCCGGCCGCATCTGGTTGCTTCGGCTGATGGCGCTGCCGCTCGGCCTGCCCGCGCTCGTCGCAGCGCTCGGCCTCATAGAGGTCTGGGGCCGGCAGGGCCTTCTCAATAGCGTTCTCGTCGCGATCGGGCTCAACGACCCGATCAGCATCTATGGGCTCTTCGGCATTCTTCTCGCGCACGTCTTCTTCAACATGCCACTGGCGGCGCGGCTGATGCTTGCCGGGATCGAGCGGATTCCGGGGGAATACTGGCGCACCGTCGCCAACCTCGGCATGCCCTCGGCCGCAATCTTCCGCTTCATCGAATGGCCGGCGATCCGCGGACTATTGCCGGGCATCGCCGGTCTCATCTTCATGCTCTGCGCCACCAGTTTCACCCTCGTGCTGACGCTCGGCGGCGGACCAGCGGCAAGCACGATCGAAGTGGCTATCTATCAGGCGCTGCGCTTCGATTTCGACCCGCCACGCGCGATCGCTCTCTCCGCCCTCCAGATCGCGCTCACGGGCGCTCTGCTTCTCGTTCTGAAGATCGTGGCGCCGCCACCGCCGGAAAGCGAGACAACCGGCAAGGCAGTGAGGCGGTTCGACGGGGTGAGCGCACGGTCACGCCTCACCGACGGGCTCTGGCTCATTCTTGCGCTCGTCTTCGTCGGACTGCCGTTCGCCGCTATCGCCTATTCCGGCCTGCAGGCGGATCTGCCAAGGCTCGCCCGCGATGCTGCCGTCCACCATGCGTTCGCCACCAGTGCTGCGATTGCCCTTCTTTCGGCCGCGATATCCGTTGGGGCGACCGCCGTGATGATCCGCGCGCAGCAGGTTACCTTGAGGCGACGGCAGGCGGGAGCCGCCGCCCACGGGCTTGCCGGCATGATCAGCGCCAGCACCTCCCTCGTCCTGCTGGTGCCGCCGGTCGTTCTCGGTGCAGGCTGGTTCCTGCTGTTGCGTCCCTTCGGCGATGTGGCGCGTTTTGCGCCGGCCGTCGTCATCGCCATCAATGCGCTGATGGCGCTTCCCTTCGTCCACCGCGTGCTCGCTCCGGCAATGGTCACCCATGCGGCACGCACGGATCGACTGGCGGCGAGCCTCGGTATCGCGGGCTTTCATCGTCTGCGATGGATCGACTGGCCGCCGCTGCGCAAGCCCTTCCTCATGGCCTTCTCTTTCGCCATGGCCCTGTCCCTCGGCGATCTTGGAGCGGTAGCCCTGTTCGGATCGCAGGACATGACGACCTTGCCGTGGCTGCTCTACAGCCGCATGGGAAGCTACCGCACCGCCGACGCTGCGGGACTTGCATTGCTGCTCGGCCTCATCTGCCTGGTCCTCACCGTGCTCGGCACGGCGGGAGAGGACGGCGCGCGCGAAGGAAGAGACGCATGA
- the thiB gene encoding thiamine ABC transporter substrate binding subunit, producing MPIYTKLFRRLAITAIVAALPFGASAAEKTLTIYTYESFISEWGPGAKVAEAFEKTCSCDVNYVGVADGVELLTRLKLEGEQSKADIVLGLDTNLVAEAKATGFFAPHGLDTAALKVPGGFSDDTFVPYDYGHFAVIYDTETLQNPPKSLKELVEGDPSQKIVIEDPRTSTPGLGLLLWVKSVYGDEAAAAWAKLKDRVLTVTPGWSEAYGLFTKGEAPMVLSYTTSPAYHMVSENTERYQAAPFAEGHYIQIEVAGATKNAKDRELAKTFLAFMTGPEFQSIIPTTNWMMPVAATKEPLPDAFGKLVTPEKTFLMSSEEVAANRKAWIDEWLAAMSKN from the coding sequence ATGCCCATTTACACCAAATTGTTTCGCCGGCTGGCGATTACCGCGATTGTCGCAGCTTTGCCGTTCGGCGCCAGTGCCGCCGAAAAGACGCTGACGATCTACACCTATGAGAGTTTCATCAGTGAATGGGGGCCGGGCGCGAAAGTCGCCGAGGCTTTCGAGAAAACCTGCAGCTGCGACGTCAATTACGTCGGCGTCGCCGACGGCGTCGAACTCCTGACGCGACTGAAGCTCGAAGGCGAGCAGTCGAAGGCGGACATCGTGCTCGGCCTCGACACCAACCTCGTCGCGGAAGCCAAGGCGACGGGCTTCTTCGCCCCGCACGGTCTCGACACCGCGGCCTTGAAGGTCCCGGGCGGCTTCTCCGACGACACATTCGTTCCCTATGATTACGGCCATTTCGCCGTGATCTACGACACCGAGACGCTGCAGAACCCGCCGAAGAGCCTGAAGGAACTGGTCGAGGGCGATCCTTCGCAAAAGATCGTCATCGAGGATCCGCGCACCTCGACACCCGGCCTCGGGCTGCTGCTCTGGGTCAAATCGGTCTACGGCGATGAGGCGGCCGCCGCCTGGGCCAAGCTCAAGGACCGGGTGCTGACAGTGACCCCCGGCTGGTCGGAAGCCTACGGCCTCTTTACCAAGGGCGAAGCGCCGATGGTGCTGTCCTACACCACCTCTCCGGCCTACCACATGGTGTCGGAAAACACCGAACGCTATCAGGCCGCTCCCTTCGCCGAGGGCCACTACATCCAGATCGAAGTGGCCGGCGCAACAAAGAACGCCAAGGACCGGGAGCTTGCCAAGACGTTTCTGGCTTTCATGACCGGCCCGGAATTCCAGTCGATCATTCCGACGACCAACTGGATGATGCCGGTCGCGGCAACCAAGGAACCCCTGCCGGACGCTTTCGGCAAGCTCGTCACCCCGGAAAAGACATTCCTGATGTCTTCCGAGGAGGTCGCCGCCAACCGCAAGGCCTGGATCGACGAATGGCTGGCGGCCATGAGCAAGAACTGA
- a CDS encoding GNAT family N-acetyltransferase, translated as MPDMLVRLYALPERRASRLDPGISIRRAMAAERRIVLGWIEERFGAGWAAEAEAAFSSTPTRIHVAVHEDRIVGFACHDVTALGFFGPTGVDEAMRGQGIGEALLIESLLAMRAAGYGYAVIGGVGPADFYARTVGAVEIADSTPGVYAGMLFPGEAPSES; from the coding sequence ATGCCAGACATGCTCGTTCGTCTCTACGCCCTGCCTGAAAGGCGTGCTTCCCGGCTCGATCCTGGCATCAGCATTCGCCGGGCGATGGCTGCGGAACGCAGGATCGTGCTCGGCTGGATCGAAGAACGGTTCGGCGCCGGTTGGGCGGCGGAAGCGGAGGCCGCCTTCTCGTCGACGCCGACCAGGATCCATGTCGCCGTTCACGAGGACCGGATCGTCGGCTTCGCCTGCCACGACGTGACGGCGCTTGGTTTCTTCGGGCCGACAGGCGTCGACGAGGCTATGCGCGGTCAGGGGATCGGCGAGGCACTGCTTATCGAAAGCCTGCTCGCGATGCGCGCCGCTGGTTACGGCTACGCTGTCATCGGCGGCGTCGGGCCTGCGGATTTTTACGCCCGCACCGTCGGCGCAGTGGAGATAGCGGATTCGACGCCCGGCGTTTATGCCGGTATGCTTTTTCCCGGCGAAGCTCCGTCGGAAAGCTGA
- a CDS encoding thiamine diphosphokinase: MAQQTFTILLGGTLTRTERLASQLSGSRFIAADGGMRHAKALGVVPELWVGDFDSTDDALLAAFAEVPRERHPAAKNATDGEIGVEAALARGATSLIFAGALGGTRSDHAFLHLLRAVAIAEEGLPVLMTSGEEEAYPLLPGSEEIDLPKGSLFSILGLNALSGLSIENARYPLDGFALPFGSSRTISNVAEGPVRFSLKSGRGVILARPYDLSGA, encoded by the coding sequence ATGGCCCAACAGACCTTCACCATACTTCTCGGCGGCACGCTCACCCGCACCGAGCGGCTTGCGAGCCAGCTTTCCGGCAGTCGCTTCATCGCGGCTGACGGCGGTATGCGCCATGCGAAGGCGCTCGGTGTCGTTCCCGAGCTCTGGGTCGGCGACTTCGATTCGACCGACGACGCTTTGTTGGCCGCATTCGCCGAGGTGCCGCGCGAGCGCCATCCGGCGGCCAAGAACGCGACCGACGGCGAGATCGGGGTCGAGGCGGCGCTCGCGCGGGGTGCAACATCGCTGATCTTCGCCGGTGCCCTCGGCGGCACCAGAAGCGACCATGCCTTCCTGCATCTGCTGCGCGCCGTGGCAATCGCCGAAGAGGGGTTGCCGGTGCTGATGACCTCCGGCGAGGAGGAGGCCTATCCCTTGCTGCCGGGCTCTGAGGAGATCGACCTTCCCAAAGGCAGCCTTTTCTCTATCCTCGGACTCAACGCGCTTTCCGGACTTTCCATCGAAAACGCGCGCTATCCGCTCGACGGCTTCGCCTTGCCCTTCGGCTCGTCCCGGACCATTTCCAACGTTGCGGAGGGGCCGGTCCGCTTTTCCTTGAAATCCGGCCGGGGGGTCATTCTCGCCCGTCCCTATGATCTTTCCGGAGCCTGA
- a CDS encoding ABC-F family ATP-binding cassette domain-containing protein: MAPPILKLDDIFLTFGGAPLLAGANLQVEPGDRICLVGRNGSGKSTLMKMAAGLVEPQSGEIFRHPSATVRYLHQAPDFEGFDTAQAYAEAGLGPSDDPYRVDYLLQHLGLTGREDPQRLSGGEARRAALARVLAPEPDILLLDEPTNHLDLPTIEWLEDELVRSRSALVLISHDRRFLEKVSTATVWLDRGQSRRLDRGFAHFEAWRDEVLEAEELEQHKLGRAIEREEHWLRYGVTARRKRNMRRLGELQDMRTRYRGHKGPQGTVQATAADAKESGKLVIEAEKITKAYGDRTIVAPFSIRVHRGDRIGLVGPNGAGKTTLLKLLTGQIEPDSGAVKLGTNLEMATLDQKREGLNLDETLAHYLTDGRGDNLLVNGEQRHVTGYMKDFLFQPEQARTPIRELSGGERARLMLARILARATNLLILDEPTNDLDIETLDLLQEIVAGFAGTVILVSHDRDFLDRTVTSTIAPANPEAPDGRWIEYAGGYSDMMAQRKGAIEDRRKAEKSEKAKAGETPAAASEAPRAKGKLSYKQKFALENLPKEIAKAEAEIARREEKMHDPNLFSKDPNGFAKIAAELEKLKEGLARMEEEWLELEMLREELEG; this comes from the coding sequence TTGGCGCCACCCATTCTGAAGCTCGATGACATCTTTCTGACCTTCGGCGGCGCGCCGCTGCTCGCCGGCGCCAACCTGCAGGTCGAGCCCGGCGACCGCATCTGCCTTGTCGGCCGCAACGGCTCGGGCAAGTCAACGCTGATGAAGATGGCCGCCGGCCTCGTCGAGCCGCAATCGGGGGAAATCTTCCGTCATCCCTCGGCGACGGTGCGCTACCTGCACCAGGCGCCGGATTTCGAGGGTTTTGACACGGCCCAGGCCTATGCGGAAGCGGGGCTTGGCCCGAGCGACGATCCCTATCGCGTCGACTATCTGCTGCAGCATCTGGGGCTGACGGGACGAGAGGATCCGCAGCGGCTTTCGGGCGGCGAGGCGCGGCGCGCGGCACTTGCCCGCGTGCTGGCGCCGGAGCCAGACATCCTGCTTCTCGACGAGCCGACCAACCATCTCGACCTTCCGACGATCGAATGGCTGGAAGACGAGCTCGTCCGCAGCCGCTCCGCGCTCGTGCTCATCTCGCACGACCGGCGCTTCCTTGAGAAGGTTTCAACGGCGACAGTATGGCTCGATCGCGGCCAGTCGCGCCGGCTCGATCGCGGCTTTGCCCATTTCGAGGCCTGGCGCGACGAGGTGCTCGAGGCCGAGGAACTGGAGCAGCACAAGCTCGGCAGGGCGATCGAGCGCGAGGAGCACTGGCTGCGCTATGGCGTGACCGCAAGGCGCAAGCGCAACATGCGCCGTCTTGGTGAGTTGCAAGACATGCGGACGCGCTATCGCGGCCACAAGGGGCCGCAAGGTACGGTGCAGGCGACGGCCGCCGACGCCAAGGAATCCGGCAAGCTGGTGATCGAGGCGGAAAAGATCACCAAGGCATACGGCGATCGCACGATCGTCGCGCCCTTCTCGATCCGCGTGCATCGCGGCGACCGGATCGGTCTCGTCGGCCCGAACGGCGCCGGCAAGACGACGCTGCTCAAGCTTCTGACAGGCCAGATCGAGCCGGACTCCGGAGCTGTCAAGCTCGGAACCAATCTCGAGATGGCGACGCTCGACCAGAAGCGCGAGGGTCTGAATCTTGACGAGACGCTGGCGCACTACCTGACCGATGGCCGCGGCGACAACCTCCTCGTCAATGGCGAGCAGCGCCACGTTACCGGCTATATGAAGGATTTTCTCTTTCAACCGGAGCAGGCCCGCACACCGATCCGCGAGCTTTCGGGCGGCGAGCGCGCGCGGCTGATGCTGGCGCGCATCCTGGCGCGCGCCACCAATCTCCTGATCCTCGACGAGCCGACCAATGATCTCGACATCGAAACGCTCGACCTGCTACAGGAGATCGTCGCCGGGTTCGCCGGCACAGTCATTCTCGTCAGCCACGACCGCGATTTTCTCGACCGCACGGTAACCTCGACCATCGCGCCGGCCAATCCAGAGGCGCCGGACGGCCGCTGGATCGAATATGCCGGCGGTTATTCCGACATGATGGCGCAGCGCAAGGGCGCGATCGAAGACAGGCGGAAGGCCGAAAAGTCGGAGAAGGCCAAAGCGGGCGAAACTCCGGCGGCTGCATCCGAAGCGCCGAGGGCCAAGGGCAAGCTCTCCTACAAGCAGAAGTTCGCGCTGGAAAACCTGCCGAAGGAGATCGCCAAGGCCGAAGCCGAGATCGCCAGGCGCGAAGAGAAGATGCACGATCCCAATCTGTTTTCGAAGGATCCGAACGGCTTCGCTAAAATCGCCGCCGAACTGGAAAAGCTCAAGGAAGGGCTCGCGCGGATGGAAGAGGAATGGCT